ACATCACAGCCGCTGAAGAAGCAGGCGCTGCGGTCTTCGCATACGGTCGTTTCATCATGGCCATCATCAACTTCCTGATCATCGCGTTTGTGGTGTTCATGCTGGTGAAAGCAGTGAACAAAGCCAAAGGTCCAGAAGTGGAAGAGCCACCAGCAGCACCAGCTGGCCCAACACAAGAAGAACTGTTGGCCGACATTCTGGTACAGTTGAAGAAGTAATTCGCATTCATTGCGAAGTGAGAAAGGCCCGCACATTGTGCGGGCCTTTTGCGTTTTAGGCTTTCAAAGCAAGCTGCGGCGACAACACATCAATTCCCAACGCCTTGCCGACGGCGAAATACGTCAGCTTGCCTGCGTGAACGTTCAGACCGTTCAACAAATGCGGATCGTCTTCGCAGGCCTGACGCCACCCCTTGTCGGCCAAGGCCAACATGAACGGCATCGTTGCGTTCCCAAGTGCGATGGTAGACGTGCGGGCCACAGCCCCCGGCATGTTGGCGACGCAATAATGCATGATCCCATCGACGTCGTAGATCGGATCTTGGTGGGTTGTGGCTTTTGATGTTTCAAAACACCCGCCCTGATCAATCGCCACGTCGACAAGCGCCGCACCCGGTTTCATCTCGGACAATTGCGCGCGTGAAATCAGCTTGGGGGCAGCCGCACCAGGGATCAGGACAGCCCCCACAACCAGATCAGCCTCGCGGACCAATTCAATCGTGTTGCCGGCGCTGGCATAAGACGTCTTGAACTGGCCACCAAACACATCGTCGAGATACCGCAAACGGGGCAGGGACCGATCCAGCACGGTCACGTCAGACCCCATGCCAGCCGCGATTTTCGCGGCATGCGTCCCAACAACACCGCCACCGATCACAACCACCTTCGCAGGGCCAACACCTGGCACACCACCCATCAAAACACCGCGCCCGCCGTTCGCCTTCTGCAAGGTCCACGCGCCAACTTGCGGCGCAAGACGGCCAGCAACTTCGGACATCGGGGCCAGCAAAGGCAGGCCGCCGCGATCATCGGTCACCGTTTCATAAGCAATGCACGTCGCACCAGATGCGATCAGGTCATGGGTCTGTTCTGGATCAGGGGCGAGGTGTAGATACGTGAACAGGATTTGCCCTTCGCGCAGCATTTTACGCTCAATCGCTTGGGGTTCTTTGACCTTTACGATCATGTCGGCGGCGGCAAATACTTCGGCGGCGGTGCCAACCATCTGGGCACCTGCATCCGTGTAATCGGCGTCGGTAAAACCCGCGCCGACGCCTGCGCCAGCTTCCATCGTGACGGTATGGCCGTGGGCTACGGCTTCGCGGGCGGCGTTTGGTGTCAGGCCAACGCGGAATTCCTGTGGCTTAATCTCTTTGGGGCAACCGATGTGCATGGTGATTCTCCTTCTCCCTATCGCCCGATAGTCTGCCGCTCCGGTTGCAAATGCTTGTGGAATACCGTTGCTTGTTAGCGAAACCATTCGTAGGTTCGTGCAAGGCTGTGGCAAATATTCGAAGGATCGTGCGCCAAATGGAAATAGACCACATCGACCGCCGCATCCTAGAGGTGTTGCAAAAATCGGGCCGGATGTCGAATGCGGACCTGTCGGAAATGGTGAACCTCTCGGCCTCGGCCTGTCATCGGCGGGTACAACGGTTGGAAAAAGACGGCTTCATTCGGGACTACGTGGCGCTGCTGAACCCGCGCAAAGTCGGGCGACCCACGACCGTGTTTGTCGAAATCACGTTGTCAGGGCAGGCGGACGAGGTGCTCGACGCTTTTGAGAAAGCCATCGCGCGTATCCCCGATGTTTTGGAATGTCACCTGATGGCGGGGACGGCGGATTATCTGCTCAAGGTCGTGGCTGGCGACACGGAAGATTTCGCGCGCATCCACCGCCGCTACCTCGCAACGCTCCCGGGGGTGGCACAAATGCAGTCATCATTCGCGCTGCGAACAGTGCGGAACACAACAGCGATGCCGGTTTGAGTGTGAATGGCTGGATTGCGGGACAAAGCGGACTCCGACACTTTGTCTTTAGCATAGGAATTCACTTTGGCTTTGAGGCTTTTTCTTTTCGGACAATGGCTTTCACGCCGTCCCATTCGGTTGAACTGAGTTGATTTTCAGACAAGCGCCAAAGAAAATCTTTAGTGCTTCTGAAGAGTGGGTCAGCGATTAAGTCGAAGTCTTTAACTACCGGAGCCAGAAGTTCATCAAAAACCTCGAATTTGGTTCTCCAACTGTTTGGAATGCTTGTGTCGAGAAACTCCCAACTCTCTATTCTACTGAAGAAAACATCTCCAAGCATGTCGGAATATGGTATGAGCAAAAGCAGGCATCGTCCGCCCCTTTTGCTAACGCCCCAAACGTTCACTTCTGCCCCCACACCCATCTCATTGAGATGGGATTGCCAGCTGTGGGCTAAGTCCTCATCGAGTTCCTGCTGAGCTGGAAAAGGTTGTAGTCGCACTCTCATTGCTGAATTCCGGTGGAATTTGAATTGATTGTCACCAACCAAATTGCATGGAGAATATAGAAAATACTAGGGCAGGTATGGGCTCAAAGCAGACGCAAGGGTCCTGTCCTAACGTTCAAGCCTTTGAGCCCCCGAAATCACCCATCCTCCAATATCAAATCAGACGCCTTTTCCCCGATCATGATCGCGGGCGCGTTGGTGTTGCCTGACACGATCTCTGGCATGATCGAACAATCCGCGACCCGCAGCCCGCTGATCCCGTGTACCCGCAATCGCGCATCGACGACCGCGTTTTCGCCTTCACCCATCCGGCAGGTTCCCGTCGGGTGGTAGATCGACGCGGTGTTGTTGCGTGCCCAATCCAATGTTTGATCGTAGTCATCCATCGGCATGTCTTTGTTCGGACGATATTCTTCCGAGATTTTTTCAGTGAGGGGCGCATTACGGGCAATTTTGCGGGCGATATTTACACCTGCAACAACCGTATCGCAGTCGGTTTTCGTCGACAGGTAGTTCGGAATGATCGCCGGATAGGCGCGCGGATCGGATGATTTCAGGCGAATCTCTCCCTTTGATTCGGGACGCAATTGGCAGACTGACATCGTGAACGCCGAGAATTTGTCAGCCCCTTTACCCGGATTTTCGGCCGACAAAGGTTGGACATGGAATTGCACGTCAGGCGTTTCGACCTCTGGCCGTGTCTTCATAAAACCGGTGGCAAGGGACGCGGCCATGGCCATCGGGCCGGTGCGGGTGGTGATATATTTCAGCCCGATTTTGGCCTGACCGAACAGCGATGACACCTCGTCATTCAGAGTCGGTTCGTGTGTCTTGTAAACCAGCCGCGCTTGCAAGTGATCTTGCATGTTTTTGCCAACGGCCCGCAGGTCCTGCTTCACCTCAATCCCGTTCTCGATCAACTGCTCTGCGTCGCCCACGCCGGACAACATCAATATCTGTGGAGAGTTAATCGCACCCCCCGACAACACGATTTCTTTGCCCGCTTTGACGATCTGCTTTTTGCCAGCACGGTCTGTATATTCAACACCCACAGCACGTCTGCCTTCGATGATCACGCGGTCCACTTGGGCATGTGTCCGAATTTCGAGGTTCGGGCGTCCCTTGATAGGATTCAGATACGCCACAGCCGCAGAACACCGACGACCATTTCGGGCGGTCAATTGAAAAAAGCCAACGCCTTCTTGGGTTTCGCCATTGTAATCGGGATTAAACGGATAACCGCCTGCTTCGGCAGCGGCGACCCATGCATCGGTGATCGGGCGCTGAATACGCATGTTGGAGACGGACAGCGGCCCTTGGTCGCCATGGAAATCATCCGCACCGCGTTCGTTGTTTTCCGCGCGTTTGAACAGCGGCAAAACATCGTCCCACGACCAGCCGGTATTCCCCATCTGGGCCCAGCGGTCATAGTCCTGCGCTTGACCGCGCACATACAGCAAACCGTTCAGGGACGACGATCCACCTAGAACCTTGCCGCGCGGCCATTCAATCGACCGGCCATTTAGGCCGGGATCAGGTTCCGTCTTATAACACCAGTCGACTTTGGGATTATGGATCGTCTTGAAATAGCCAACGGGGATATGAATCCACGGGTTGATATCACGCCCACCTGCTTCAAGCAGGATGACCTTGTTCGTTGGATCGGCGCTCAACCTATTGGCAAGCACGCAGCCAGCTGACCCGGCTCCGACGACGATGTAATCTGCGTGCATTTCGACCCCTTCCTGCGATTGTTGAAAAAAAGTCTATGCAGAACGCTCATCCCATACTAGTCTTTTTTTGAAACTAAAAGTCTCAATAATACGAGACGCCAAAGGGAGGAACTACAATGAGTGTTGGAAACAAGCTAAGTCAGATCTCGCGTCGTGATCTGTTTAAGCTCGCGGGCCAGTACGGGATGAGCAGCACGCTCATGGCGGCTGGTACGTTTGGTGGCGCAATGTCACTGGGCAATCTGGCGTCCGCTGCTGAATCGACATACGAACGCCGCTTCGCGAAAGAAGCAAAGCATACGCTAAAATTTGGCGCTGCGGGCTTTAACGCACGCAACTTGCTGATCGAACGCGCTGGCGCACTTGAATTTGCACGTGATCTGGAGGCCCGTACTGACGGTGAGATCCGTGTTGAATTTATCGGCGACAACCAAATCTGCGGTCAGACATCCTGCGTTGAGAAAACACAGCAGGGTATCGTAGACATCTACGCTGCATCCACACAGAACTCTGCGGGTGGTGCGCCATACCTTAACGTTCTGGACTACGCGTATATGTTCCGTAACCGTGCGGATCAGTACCATTTCTTGTACTCTCCGAAATCTCAGGCATTGCTGCGTGATCCATATGAAAAGCGCCACGGCCTGAAATTCTTGTTCTCACACGCTGAATTGCGCGGCATCCAGCTGGGTCTGGCATGGGAAGACAAGGACACAGTCACAAGCATCGACCAGCTTGCAGGCACAAAGAACCGCGTTACAGGGACACAGCTTGGCCGTATCGCCATGGAAGCGTTGAACCTGAACCCAGTTCCAGTGGCGTGGGAAGAAACACTTGATGGTCTAAAGCAGGGCCTGATTGATGGTGCTGAAACATGGGCGTCTGCGGTTGCATATGCGAACATGTCACCTGTTGTATCCCAGTCTGTTCACCTGAACTTCTTCTGCGGGACAGAGCACACAGCAATGTCAGCATCCATCTTTGATGGCATGACAGGCGAATTGCAGGATGCGATCATGGAATCGTCTTACTGGGCACAGACACACGTGCAGGCCGCAAACGAAGCCGCACTTGTGAAAACTGTTGGTCAGTCCGATCCACAGCTTCCAAACACAATCTTCGCGCAAAACAACGTTCGCAACGCGTTCTTGTCTGCCGAAGAAATTCGCAAAGCCGAAGAAATGTGTTCACCAGAATTCCAACCACAGCTGTGGGAAGAATGGCGCGAGCGGCTTAACGGCTGGTCCGGTGGTCTGGATACATATCAGGAAATCTATGACGAAGTACGCACAATCGATGCGGACACGCTTCCTGAAAATGTTGAACCACGCCGCTGGTGGAAGGGCTAATTTAGCGCTTTACTCATTGCGAGGGCCGGCCGAGGGAGGAACTGTTCGGCCGGCCTTTTCACATAGAACGCATTCCGCGCAGGCGCGGTTTATCAAGTTGGGGGAGACCTTCGGATGTCACTTATCACCGAAGCATTGGCAGTCGTGCCAGCCATCTTTTCAGGCTCTGCCTGGGAGATGCGGGACGCTTTTTATACAGATGGAATGTGGCTCTTCTGTTTCTTTTTGACGATTGCCGCAGGATTTCTAGGGCACTACTTTTTCCGGTTCCTGCCGTTTATGGATCGCCACCTTGAACGCGGTATCGCAGTTGCGACTTATATCATGATCGCAGCGATCATCTGTTGGGGCGTCATCGACCGGTTCGTATTTTCCAGCCAATGGTCTGGGTCAACGACAGTGCCGCCGTTCCTGTTCATGATCATGGCATGGTTCGGGTGTTCGTATAACGTCCGCCTGCGGACCCACCTGTCCTTCAACGAATTCCGCAACAAGATGTCGCGCAACGGCCAGATGGCCGCGCTGACAATGGACACTGTGCTTTGGTTCGGCTTCTGCTGGATCGCGATCACAACGTCCTTGAAATTCACCGCGTATTCCGCCGACAACTTCCAGTTGGTTGATGGCGTCGACAACACAATGAAGTGGTGGTTCTACATCACCGTCCCTGTAGCCTTTGGACTGATGTCCGGCCGCGTATTTGGAAACTGGATCGAGGATTGGAAGAACTACAAATCCGGTGATCCGATCTTGAAACAAGCTGTTATTGGGGGGGACGTCTGATGACTGATGGTACTTTGATTACGCTCATATCTGTTGGTGTGACGATCCTTTTCATGCTCGGCGCGCCCGTGCTTCTGGTCATTTTCTATTGGGTAATCGGCTGTAGCTTTGTCATCGACCTGCCCATCGACAACACAGGCAATGAACTGCTGAACGTATTTAACAAGGGCTTCGCGCTACTCGCGATGCCGCTGTTCATCCTGACGGGGGACTTGATTAACCAATCAGGGATCGCCCGACGATTATCGGATTTCGCGTATTCCTGCCTTGGCTGGTTGCGCGGAGGTCTAGCGATGGCGTCATTGGCGGCATGTGGTCTGTTCGCAGCGATCTCTGGGTCGAACTCAGCGACGACAGCGACCATCGGGTCCATGTTGCACCCTGAAATGGTCAAAGGCGGCTACGACGAACGGTTCTCGGCGGCGACTGCTGCTGCGGGTGGTACGGTCGGGATCATCATTCCGCCGTCAATCATCTTCATCGTTTACGGCTTCTTGCTGAACCTGCCGATCTCTGACCTGTTCGTCGCCGGGATCATTCCGGGTGCGTTGATGGTCTTGGCCATGATGACCGCGTGTTTCATCATCTGTACGCTGAACGGTTGGGGCTACCTGATCCGTTTGTCCGTAAGCCGCATCTTCAAAACGGCCATCGGGGCTTGGCTTGGCTTCTTTGCCATCGGTCTGGTGCTTTGGGGCATCTACACCGGCAAGTTCTCTCCGACTGAAGCCGCAGGCGTGACCGTTGGGTTCTGTATGCTTGTGGGCCTTCTGTGCTTCCCGTTGAACAAAATCATGGGCAGCAGCGCGGATTTGCCTGCCGAAGAAAAAAGCGTCCTGTCCATGTTCGTGGTCGAAGGGTTCACATTGCTGCAACTGCCGGCCATCGTGTCGCGGTCCGCGCAGATCACAGGTATCCTTGTGCCACTGATCGCGGTTTCTGTGGCGATGCAGCAGGTGATGTCATCACTTGGGGCGAAAGAATACATCGGTGACTTTGTGACGGGGATGGGCGGCTACTACGCAGTTCTGTTCACATCCATGGCCATCGTTTTCGTGACCGGGATGATCCTTGAATCCCTGCCAGTGACGATCATTCTCGCACCAATTTTGGCGCCGATCGCAGCCTCTGTGGGCGTCGATCCAATCCACTTCTCGGTGATCTTCCTTGTGGGTGCATCCATCGGGTTCATTACGCCGCCGTACGGGTTGAATTTGTACGTCGCGTCAGGTGTGACAGGCGTTCCATACTTTAGATTGTTACGTTACACGGTCCCATACCTCGTCGCGCTGATCTCAGTCTGGTTCCTTGTAGCACTGACACCGGAGTTGGCGTTGATGTTGCTCCCTGAGTAAGTGGAAATAAGAAAATGGCACGCGACGATCTAAACGAGAAACAGAACATCCCAACCAACATGCGGTTGCTCTTGTTGCTCGAAGAGGTCGCAGCGACCGGTGTGCCTGTCACACCCACCGAAGTGAACAGTCGGCTTGGCCTGCCCAAGCCGACGATCCACCGCCTATTTGCCACCCTCGAAGAGGCAGGTTTCCTGCAACGTGATATCGACGGACGATCCTATAGTCCGGGCCGCAGGCTGCGGCAGATGTCGGTCGATATTCTATCAAGCTTACGGATCAGAACCGCACGCCTTGCTGTTCTGAATGCACTTGCGTCAGAGGTCGGCGAAACCTGTAACGTCGCCACACCTGACCGCGACGCCATGATTTATCTGGATCGCGTCGAAACCAAATGGCCCCTGCGTATTCAGTTGCCTGTCGGGACGTCGGTTCCGCTACATTGCACAGCATCGGGCAAGATGTACCTGTCGTCGCTACAACCCAGCCATCTGGAACAATATCTCGGGGCGGCGCATCTGGAAGAAATGACGCCTCAGACGATCACCGATCCAGTCAAGCTGGCAGAACGGCTGTCGCAAATCAAAGAGCAGGGTTATTCGACCGACAACGCGGAATTCATGGAAGACATGGTCGCGTGCGCCGTCCCGATCTTGGATGGGCGCGGGCGTTTAGTGTCAACACTGTCGATCCACGCA
The Rhodobacteraceae bacterium S2214 genome window above contains:
- a CDS encoding TRAP transporter substrate-binding protein; protein product: MSVGNKLSQISRRDLFKLAGQYGMSSTLMAAGTFGGAMSLGNLASAAESTYERRFAKEAKHTLKFGAAGFNARNLLIERAGALEFARDLEARTDGEIRVEFIGDNQICGQTSCVEKTQQGIVDIYAASTQNSAGGAPYLNVLDYAYMFRNRADQYHFLYSPKSQALLRDPYEKRHGLKFLFSHAELRGIQLGLAWEDKDTVTSIDQLAGTKNRVTGTQLGRIAMEALNLNPVPVAWEETLDGLKQGLIDGAETWASAVAYANMSPVVSQSVHLNFFCGTEHTAMSASIFDGMTGELQDAIMESSYWAQTHVQAANEAALVKTVGQSDPQLPNTIFAQNNVRNAFLSAEEIRKAEEMCSPEFQPQLWEEWRERLNGWSGGLDTYQEIYDEVRTIDADTLPENVEPRRWWKG
- a CDS encoding TRAP transporter small permease subunit gives rise to the protein MSLITEALAVVPAIFSGSAWEMRDAFYTDGMWLFCFFLTIAAGFLGHYFFRFLPFMDRHLERGIAVATYIMIAAIICWGVIDRFVFSSQWSGSTTVPPFLFMIMAWFGCSYNVRLRTHLSFNEFRNKMSRNGQMAALTMDTVLWFGFCWIAITTSLKFTAYSADNFQLVDGVDNTMKWWFYITVPVAFGLMSGRVFGNWIEDWKNYKSGDPILKQAVIGGDV
- a CDS encoding IclR family transcriptional regulator, translating into MARDDLNEKQNIPTNMRLLLLLEEVAATGVPVTPTEVNSRLGLPKPTIHRLFATLEEAGFLQRDIDGRSYSPGRRLRQMSVDILSSLRIRTARLAVLNALASEVGETCNVATPDRDAMIYLDRVETKWPLRIQLPVGTSVPLHCTASGKMYLSSLQPSHLEQYLGAAHLEEMTPQTITDPVKLAERLSQIKEQGYSTDNAEFMEDMVACAVPILDGRGRLVSTLSIHAPTQRMSLDDVKAHVPLMHETAAKLTHLVLDD
- the mscL gene encoding large conductance mechanosensitive channel protein MscL encodes the protein MINEFKDFIAKGNVMDMAVGIIIGAAFTAIVGSLVADLINPIISLFMGGLDFSGMFAILGDGEFANITAAEEAGAAVFAYGRFIMAIINFLIIAFVVFMLVKAVNKAKGPEVEEPPAAPAGPTQEELLADILVQLKK
- a CDS encoding choline dehydrogenase, translating into MHADYIVVGAGSAGCVLANRLSADPTNKVILLEAGGRDINPWIHIPVGYFKTIHNPKVDWCYKTEPDPGLNGRSIEWPRGKVLGGSSSLNGLLYVRGQAQDYDRWAQMGNTGWSWDDVLPLFKRAENNERGADDFHGDQGPLSVSNMRIQRPITDAWVAAAEAGGYPFNPDYNGETQEGVGFFQLTARNGRRCSAAVAYLNPIKGRPNLEIRTHAQVDRVIIEGRRAVGVEYTDRAGKKQIVKAGKEIVLSGGAINSPQILMLSGVGDAEQLIENGIEVKQDLRAVGKNMQDHLQARLVYKTHEPTLNDEVSSLFGQAKIGLKYITTRTGPMAMAASLATGFMKTRPEVETPDVQFHVQPLSAENPGKGADKFSAFTMSVCQLRPESKGEIRLKSSDPRAYPAIIPNYLSTKTDCDTVVAGVNIARKIARNAPLTEKISEEYRPNKDMPMDDYDQTLDWARNNTASIYHPTGTCRMGEGENAVVDARLRVHGISGLRVADCSIMPEIVSGNTNAPAIMIGEKASDLILEDG
- the ald gene encoding alanine dehydrogenase gives rise to the protein MHIGCPKEIKPQEFRVGLTPNAAREAVAHGHTVTMEAGAGVGAGFTDADYTDAGAQMVGTAAEVFAAADMIVKVKEPQAIERKMLREGQILFTYLHLAPDPEQTHDLIASGATCIAYETVTDDRGGLPLLAPMSEVAGRLAPQVGAWTLQKANGGRGVLMGGVPGVGPAKVVVIGGGVVGTHAAKIAAGMGSDVTVLDRSLPRLRYLDDVFGGQFKTSYASAGNTIELVREADLVVGAVLIPGAAAPKLISRAQLSEMKPGAALVDVAIDQGGCFETSKATTHQDPIYDVDGIMHYCVANMPGAVARTSTIALGNATMPFMLALADKGWRQACEDDPHLLNGLNVHAGKLTYFAVGKALGIDVLSPQLALKA
- a CDS encoding TRAP transporter large permease; translation: MTDGTLITLISVGVTILFMLGAPVLLVIFYWVIGCSFVIDLPIDNTGNELLNVFNKGFALLAMPLFILTGDLINQSGIARRLSDFAYSCLGWLRGGLAMASLAACGLFAAISGSNSATTATIGSMLHPEMVKGGYDERFSAATAAAGGTVGIIIPPSIIFIVYGFLLNLPISDLFVAGIIPGALMVLAMMTACFIICTLNGWGYLIRLSVSRIFKTAIGAWLGFFAIGLVLWGIYTGKFSPTEAAGVTVGFCMLVGLLCFPLNKIMGSSADLPAEEKSVLSMFVVEGFTLLQLPAIVSRSAQITGILVPLIAVSVAMQQVMSSLGAKEYIGDFVTGMGGYYAVLFTSMAIVFVTGMILESLPVTIILAPILAPIAASVGVDPIHFSVIFLVGASIGFITPPYGLNLYVASGVTGVPYFRLLRYTVPYLVALISVWFLVALTPELALMLLPE
- a CDS encoding Lrp/AsnC family transcriptional regulator; its protein translation is MEIDHIDRRILEVLQKSGRMSNADLSEMVNLSASACHRRVQRLEKDGFIRDYVALLNPRKVGRPTTVFVEITLSGQADEVLDAFEKAIARIPDVLECHLMAGTADYLLKVVAGDTEDFARIHRRYLATLPGVAQMQSSFALRTVRNTTAMPV